One Bos taurus isolate L1 Dominette 01449 registration number 42190680 breed Hereford chromosome 14, ARS-UCD2.0, whole genome shotgun sequence genomic region harbors:
- the OR10AG83 gene encoding olfactory receptor family 10 subfamily AG member 83, producing MRYEEREAEDNVSTVIQLVLLGFSDLPNLQGLLFGVFSIIYIIILTGNSLIIILTRLDPTLQKPMYFFLANFSSLEICSVSVTLPRILVNLWTQDRSISVLDCAAQMCFFLILGATECFLLAVMAYDRCVAICGPLHCPLVMTPKVCLQLAVGSWVSGIPVQTGQTRWIFSLHFCHLNETNHFFCDIPPILKLACGDTFAHAPSVCVAVLLVAAVPFILILASYSKIVCTILRLPTARRAKAFSTYSSHLLVVLLFFGSATITYLRPKSSHSAGTDRLLSLFYTVVTPTFNPMIDSLQNKGVIEALRKLLLKV from the coding sequence ATGAGATATGAAGAGAGGGAAGCAGAAGACAACGTATCCACAGTGATACAGCTTGTTCTCCTGGGGTTTTCTGACCTTCCAAACCTTCAAGGGCTATTATTTGGGGTGTTCTCCATCATTTACATCATTATCTTAACTGGAAATAGTCTCATAATAATACTAACTAGGCTTGACCCAACTCTGCAGAAacccatgtatttcttcctggcAAACTTTTCCTCCTTGGAAATCTGTTCCGTGTCTGTCACTCTCCCTAGGATTCTGGTGAACCTTTGGACTCAGGACAGAAGCATTTCTGTGCTGGACTGTGCTGCCCAAATGTGCTTCTTCCTTATCCTCGGAGCCACTGAGTGCTTCCTCCTGGcggtgatggcctatgaccgctgcGTGGCCATCTGTGGCCCTCTGCACTGTCCCCTGGTCATGACCCCAAAGGTGTGCCTCCAGCTGGCTGTGGGCTCCTGGGTCAGTGGAATCCCAGTGCAGACAGGGCAAACACGCTGGATCTTCTCTCTGCATTTCTGTCATTTGAACGAGACTaaccacttcttctgtgacatTCCCCCCATTCTGAAGCTGGCCTGCGGAGACACTTTTGCACATGCGCCGTCAGTCTGTGTAGCAGTTCTGCTGGttgctgcagtgccttttatatTAATACTTGCCTCTTACAGTAAAATCGTCTGCACTATTTTGAGGTTGCCAACAGCCAGAAGAGCCAAAGCCTTCTCCACGTATTCTTCTCACCTGTTGGTTGTGCTTTTATTCTTTGGATCTGCTACCATTACCTACTTAAGGCCCAAATCCAGTCATTCTGCAGGAACTGACAGACTCCTCTCGCTGTTCTATACTGTAGTGACTCCGACGTTCAATCCCATGATAGACAGCCTTCAGAACAAGGGTGTGATTGAAGCATTGAGAAAGTTGTTACTTAAAgtatag